The Isorropodon fossajaponicum endosymbiont JTNG4 genome segment GCCATAATAATAACTATTAGCCGCGTTAAATTGCGCGCTTGCATAACCTTGTTCAGCCACCTGCAAGTACCAATAAAAAGCCAATTTATCGTCTACTATTACAGTAATACCATTATGATACATATTGGCTAAACTAAATTGCGATCTAGCATCGCCACGCTTGGCTGATTTTTTTAATTTAGTTAGTAACTGTTTAGCAGACAATGGTGCGTCTAATTGAGGTGCGTCTAATTGCTGTTGGACAGCTTGATTATCATCAATAGGTTGTAGAATTTGCAATGCCTGTATTGGCAAAGAGAATAAAAGAACAAGGTAGATAAATTTAATCATGGGTTTTTTGTTTTTGGCTAATTAAAATCATCCCTATTTTAATCTGAGTTCAGCTAATTTGTGTTAATAATCGATTAATGCCTATCGCCACACCCGCACATTGAGGCAAAGGCTTGTTAAGCTTAGATAAAAATGAGTCATCAATCTGTAGTATAGGCTTGCCAAGCTGCTTGCGTTTGGTGATTTCACATGTAAAAACTTGCTGGTATTCACCCTTAGTTTGCAACTCGTCATAGCCATTTGCCACTTCAATGCCATTTAAATACAATTCAAAACGATGTGCCACTTGGTTTTTAACTTTGGCAAGTGCAGATTGTGATTCGGGATAATCATAAATAAAGCACAGGGGTAGATTTTTTAACTTCGGCTCAACTAAATGCACAAATAGCAACATTTGCAACTCTTCAATCCATGCAAAATCAGTGCCCAAACCTAATTTCGAAGCGATTACTTTAAGCGCATCAAAATCAGTATTTAAAACATCAATATCTGCGTATTGACTAAAAACTTGAGCATAGGATAATTGATGCACTTTATCTTGAAGGCCTAATGCTTGCAACAAATTAACCATATCAGCCATTAACTGATGAATATCAAAACCTAAGCGATAATATTCAAGCAAAGTAAATTCATTAGAATTACGCTCACCGTATTCGTTATCACGGAACACTTGGCAAATTTGATAAATATCCCCACTACCTTGCGCCAACAGCTTTTTCATTTCTAACTCTGGGGAGGTGTGTAGATACTGAATGCTTTGCATGCCGATATCAGCGTTCATACTCAATGAAATACTGTCAATATAAACATCACTCGTTGGTGCGTTTATCAGTGTTGGTGTGTGAACTTCTAAGACTGCTTGTTGTTCAAAGAACTGTCTAATTTTTTGAATAACTCGCCGTCTTTTAATCAGCCCTGATTTACCTTGCATGCTTTAATCATTAAATAAAAATTTCATTTTCTAGCGAACCATACAAGAAAAAATTGACCACTACACACGCCCTGTATATTCATTAGTACGCGTATCTACTTTCACTTTATCACCAATACCAACAAAAAGAGGCACTTGCACCACAACCCCTGTGTTCATTGTCGCTGGCTTACCACCTGTGCCCGCAGTATCACCTTTTAAGCCTGGATCAGTATCGAGCACTTCAAGAATAACATGATTAGGCGGGGTCACTGAAATAGGATTATCATTCCAAAGCGTCACCGTACACATGTCCTGTTCAACCAAATAACCTTTAGCATCACTCATAGCAGTACCATCAATGGCATATTGCTCAAATGAGTCTAGGTCCATAAAATTCCATGCACTGCCATCATTATAAAGATATTGTAAATCCAATTCCATTACATCAGCACCCTCTAAAGACTCACCAGACTTAAAAGTTTTAATCAGTGTTTTGCCAGTAATTAAGTCTTTAAATTTAACTCGATTAAACGCTTGACCCTTACCAGGTTTAACAATTTCGTTATTCACAATCGAGCAAGGATTACCATCTAGCATAAGTTTTAAGCCGTTTTTGAATCGGTTGGTAGCGTAATTTGCCATTTTTTAAAAAGTTTGCGTGTAAAATTATTAGACGTTTTATTTTACTCATTTTTCATGCACATACACGAATACCAAGCTAAAACATTATTTAGCCATAGACACATTCAAATTCCCAAAGGCATTCTTATTGATAGAACTGCCAAAGCTAGCGGTGCTTGCAAGGCCTTGGGGGGTGATGTTTGGGTTGTTAAAGCTCAAGTTCATGCTGGGGGGCGTGGCAAGGGTGGTGGTGTTGTTTTGTGTCGTAGCGTTGAAGAGGTTGAGCATGCGTGTAGTCAACTATTAGGCTCGCAACTTGTCACGCCACAAACAGATGTTAAAGGGTTGCCAGTAGGTCAATTATTAATTGAAGCGGGGCAAAATATTGAGTGTGAATTGTATCTTGGTTTGTTAATTGACAGGCAAACGCAAAAAATAACTGTTTTGACCTCTACTGAGGGTGGCATAGATATTGAAAAAGTTGCCAGTGAAACGCCTGATAAAATCATTAAATTTGGTATTGATCCACTGGGCAGTTTATCTGTGCAAGATTGCACCTTAATAGCAGAAAAACTAGGACTTAATGTTGAACTCACTAAACAATTTAACAGCACTCTTTTGGGCTTGTATGAAATTTTTACTCAAAAAGATGTTAATTTGATTGAAATTAATCCACTTATTGTTACTCAAGAAAACCAATTATTGGCACTTGATGGCAAGATTGATTTTGATGATAATGCGCTGTATCGCCATGAAGATATTGCCAAATTACGCGATATTTCACAAGAGGACGAAAAAGAAAGACTTGCCAGTGAATATCAACTTAACTATATCTCGCTTGATGGCAGTATTGGTTGCATGGTGAATGGTGCAGGATTGGCAATGGCAACAATGGATTTAATTGAGCATTTTGGTGGCTCACCTGCTAATTTTTTAGATGTGGGTGGTGGAACCACTGCTGACAGGGTTGCTAAAGCCTTTGAACTGATTCAAACTGAGGTGAATGTTAAAGGCATTTTGGTGAATATTTTTGGCGGTATTGTACGCTGTGATTTAATCGCACAAGGTATATTACAAGCCATCAAAACAGTTGGCTTAACCCTACCAATTGTAGTGCGCTTGGAAGGCACTAACGCCCCAGAAGGGTTAAACTTACTTGGTAAGTCCGAATTTAATATCCATGTAGAATCTGATTTAACCAAAGCCGCTATAAAAATTGTGGAGTTGACTAAATGAGTGTTCTAATTGACAAAAATACACGAGTAATCACTCAAGGCTTTACAGGTAAACAAGGCACATTCCACTCGCAGCAATCCATTGCCTATGGCACACAATTTGTCGGTGGCGTAACGCCAAACAAAGGCGGGCAAAAGCACCTAGATTTGCCTGTTTTTAACACAGTAGCGCAGGCGATGAATGAAACGGGTGCTAATGCCAGCATGATTTACGTGCCACCCCAATTTGCTTATGCCTCAATACTTGAAGCTATTGAAGCACAAATACCCGTGATTGCTTGCATTACTGAAGGCATTCCCGTGCAAGATATGCTTAAAATTAAAGCCATTTTAAAAACATCAGATTCAATGTTGATTGGCCCTAACTGTCCAGGTGTCATTACACCTGATGAGTGCAAATTAGGCATTATGCCTGGCAACATTCACCAAACTGGTAGTGTTGGTGTCATATCTCGCTCAGGCACACTAACCTATGAAGCCGTACACCAAACCACCCAAGCAGGCTTAGGGCAGAGCACTTGCATTGGCATTGGCGGCGACCCCATTCAAGGCATGAGTTTTATTGATTGCCTAGCCCTATTTGAGGCCGACCCACAAACCCAGTCCATCATTATGGTGGGTGAAATTGGTGGCTCAGCTGAAGAGGAAGCAGCGGAATACATCCAATCTCATGTGTCCAAACCTGTGGTGTCTTATATTGCAGGGCTGAGTGCGCCAAAAGGCAAACGTATGGGGCATGCAGGTGCAGTGATTAGTGCTGGCACTGGCAAAGCAATCGATAAAATCAACGCCTTAAAAAAAGTCGGCGTAGCAATTGCGCCCACACCCGCAACCATGGGCAAAACCTTACTTGAAGTATTGGCATGAAAAACCCCATTGTTATCTTAGGTATTGGTGAGTTGGTGAGTGTTTTCTCTCGTGGTTTTTTAAAGAATAATTACCCTGTTTACCTCATCACCCGACAAACTAATATTGATGAGTTGGCAAATACCATCAGTCCAGAATTTATCTTAGTTTGCACAGCAGAAGCTGATTTACAAACCCCACTGTGATTTCAGCCTGGTTTGAAAAAAAGATACGCCCACCATTTGCCTTGGTTTGGTTAATTTTGTTAATGGTTGCTTGGCTAATCTCAAACGTCTCGCTGTGCATAACATGGTCTTTAATGTTGTCAGTTTTGACAGGGACAAACGTACCTGCACCAACATGCAGTGTAACAAATGAGTGATTAATGCCTTGTTTTTTAACTCTGTTAACAATTTATCATCAAAATGTAGCCCTGCGGTTGGCGCATCTTGGGATGCGTACACAGTTTGGTAGCGGCTTAAGTCTTGAGCATTATCTGCTCTTTCAATATAAGGGGGTAATAGGGTATGGCCAATATTACCAAGCAAATCAAGTAAAGAATTGGTTTTAAATATTAGCGTATAAAAGCTGTTGTTCTTTTGCTGAACTGTGACGTGAACGCCATTTTCTAAAATAATGTAGCTGCCGACTTTAGGTGCCCTGCTGACCCTAATCATTGCTAGTGCTTGATTTTCATCTAAAAGGCGTTCAATCATAATTTCAACTTTACCGCCTGTTGCTTTTGCACCAAACCAGCGCGCTGGAATAACTTTGGTATTATTCATTATCAGTAAATCACCTGATTGAAGAAAATCGCCTATTTGATTAAATTGTGCATCTATAATGCTTGATTGCTTGACTAAAAGTCGTGAATCTGTTCTATTTTTTGGTGGATTTTGGGCGATAAGTGAGGCGGGTAAATCAAAATCAAAATCTTTTAATTGCATGGTTTTTGCTAAGTAAGCAAGGCTCGTTTAGTAGCTCTAAAACTTGATAAGTAGCAGTAACAATAGCGCGTGGGGTAATGGTTGCACCAGTAAACGCGTCAAATGTACCGCCGTCTCGTTTCACTTTCCAATCTGTCTTACCTGGATTTGAGAGTGAAAGCCCAAGAAATTGCTTAATCCAATTTGATTTTTTAAGCTCAACTTTATCACCCAAGCCCGGGGTTTCTTTATGTGTTATAATGCGAACACCTAGAAGTTTTTTGTCAACACCCACGCCTGTTAATAGGCGAATATCACCGTTATAACCATTGGGGTAGGTGTGTTCAATCAAATAGGCAAATATTTTATGATTTTTTTTTGCTGGATAGATATTAACAACTTGTGTTACGTTGTGTAATTTAAGCGTTTTGGTGTATTTATCTGCCAATATATCATTACTATAATCACTAACCAGCTCACCCAAACGTTGGATTAATAATTGCTTTTCATTGTAAGCAATAACGTCTTTGGTGTTGGTTTGTGTCAGTGAGACAAAAAATACACTCACCACTGTGAATACAAACAATAAAACCCCTGATTTTAAAATAGCACGTAACATTATCTCCCAAATACCTTGGGTTGCGTAAAGCTATCAATAAGTGGTGCGGTCATGTTCATTAATAATACTGCAAAGGCAATACCATCAGGATAGCCACCAAAAGTGCGGATGATAACAATTAATACACCTATCAAAAAGCCATAAATTATTCTGCCTTTGGGTGTGGTGCTGGCAGACACTGGGTCGGTTGCAATAAAAAATGCACCTAACATCGTACCACCGAGCATAAGATGATTTTGAGTAGGCAAGTATAAATCAGTGTTGCTAACAAACAATAATATTGAACTAATCACAATACCTGCTAAAAAAGCCACCGGAATTTGCCAAAAAATAACCTTTCTGAGTAGTAAATACAAACCACCCAATAAAAACCCTGCATTAATCCACGCTTGAGAGGTTGAATGTAGATCTAATTGTTGAATTGAGCCTGCGAGTGACAAGCCGTTTTTTACCTCATCCAGTTTTGTTGCGCCACTAATGACATCAATATTACTTAAATCAAACACCACGTCTAAAGTTTGACTAAGGCTTAAAAAATCAACCTGCCAAGTGCTCATTTGTAGCGGATAAGAAATCAGTAAAAATACGTAGCCTAGCATGGCAGGATTAAATGGATTATTACCCAAACCACCGTACAACTGCTTGCCAAAAATAATCGCAAAACTCACCCCCACT includes the following:
- the epmA gene encoding EF-P lysine aminoacylase EpmA — encoded protein: MQGKSGLIKRRRVIQKIRQFFEQQAVLEVHTPTLINAPTSDVYIDSISLSMNADIGMQSIQYLHTSPELEMKKLLAQGSGDIYQICQVFRDNEYGERNSNEFTLLEYYRLGFDIHQLMADMVNLLQALGLQDKVHQLSYAQVFSQYADIDVLNTDFDALKVIASKLGLGTDFAWIEELQMLLFVHLVEPKLKNLPLCFIYDYPESQSALAKVKNQVAHRFELYLNGIEVANGYDELQTKGEYQQVFTCEITKRKQLGKPILQIDDSFLSKLNKPLPQCAGVAIGINRLLTQIS
- the efp gene encoding elongation factor P, with translation MANYATNRFKNGLKLMLDGNPCSIVNNEIVKPGKGQAFNRVKFKDLITGKTLIKTFKSGESLEGADVMELDLQYLYNDGSAWNFMDLDSFEQYAIDGTAMSDAKGYLVEQDMCTVTLWNDNPISVTPPNHVILEVLDTDPGLKGDTAGTGGKPATMNTGVVVQVPLFVGIGDKVKVDTRTNEYTGRV
- the sucC gene encoding ADP-forming succinate--CoA ligase subunit beta; this encodes MHIHEYQAKTLFSHRHIQIPKGILIDRTAKASGACKALGGDVWVVKAQVHAGGRGKGGGVVLCRSVEEVEHACSQLLGSQLVTPQTDVKGLPVGQLLIEAGQNIECELYLGLLIDRQTQKITVLTSTEGGIDIEKVASETPDKIIKFGIDPLGSLSVQDCTLIAEKLGLNVELTKQFNSTLLGLYEIFTQKDVNLIEINPLIVTQENQLLALDGKIDFDDNALYRHEDIAKLRDISQEDEKERLASEYQLNYISLDGSIGCMVNGAGLAMATMDLIEHFGGSPANFLDVGGGTTADRVAKAFELIQTEVNVKGILVNIFGGIVRCDLIAQGILQAIKTVGLTLPIVVRLEGTNAPEGLNLLGKSEFNIHVESDLTKAAIKIVELTK
- the sucD gene encoding succinate--CoA ligase subunit alpha; amino-acid sequence: MSVLIDKNTRVITQGFTGKQGTFHSQQSIAYGTQFVGGVTPNKGGQKHLDLPVFNTVAQAMNETGANASMIYVPPQFAYASILEAIEAQIPVIACITEGIPVQDMLKIKAILKTSDSMLIGPNCPGVITPDECKLGIMPGNIHQTGSVGVISRSGTLTYEAVHQTTQAGLGQSTCIGIGGDPIQGMSFIDCLALFEADPQTQSIIMVGEIGGSAEEEAAEYIQSHVSKPVVSYIAGLSAPKGKRMGHAGAVISAGTGKAIDKINALKKVGVAIAPTPATMGKTLLEVLA
- the rsxG gene encoding electron transport complex subunit RsxG, which produces MLRAILKSGVLLFVFTVVSVFFVSLTQTNTKDVIAYNEKQLLIQRLGELVSDYSNDILADKYTKTLKLHNVTQVVNIYPAKKNHKIFAYLIEHTYPNGYNGDIRLLTGVGVDKKLLGVRIITHKETPGLGDKVELKKSNWIKQFLGLSLSNPGKTDWKVKRDGGTFDAFTGATITPRAIVTATYQVLELLNEPCLLSKNHAIKRF
- a CDS encoding RnfABCDGE type electron transport complex subunit D; the encoded protein is MISIFSSTSWMMRQVIYALVLGVMAAYYFFGWGILLQITLGVVTAMVVESAFLALRGRDVISSISDGSAVLTAILLAISIPSIAPWWVIVVGVSFAIIFGKQLYGGLGNNPFNPAMLGYVFLLISYPLQMSTWQVDFLSLSQTLDVVFDLSNIDVISGATKLDEVKNGLSLAGSIQQLDLHSTSQAWINAGFLLGGLYLLLRKVIFWQIPVAFLAGIVISSILLFVSNTDLYLPTQNHLMLGGTMLGAFFIATDPVSASTTPKGRIIYGFLIGVLIVIIRTFGGYPDGIAFAVLLMNMTAPLIDSFTQPKVFGR